In Legionella lytica, one genomic interval encodes:
- a CDS encoding SDR family NAD(P)-dependent oxidoreductase, with the protein MKVAVITGAANGIGLALTQVHLEQDNTVVMVDKDSFKLNQEAELLQTKFPGKILAIACDVTQTDEVNALAQQTQQELGRIDWLYNNAGIIGQLAPVWDLNAEQVKQVMNVNLHGMMHVIQAFTPFLFQQNFRSHIINMASLYALCAGSQTAPYSMSKHAVLALSESLYFDLNRLDKPVDVSVIFPSFTDTGLLSNPAESQSSLHGALQSLLAHSRPAIDIAQHIVHEAAQKKFYIFPDKEVKGYCEERTQAIVDQQNPHATNIEKLMTALIKRQESRRKS; encoded by the coding sequence ATGAAAGTAGCTGTAATTACAGGCGCTGCCAATGGTATAGGCTTAGCATTAACCCAAGTTCACTTAGAACAAGATAATACTGTGGTTATGGTTGATAAAGACAGCTTTAAGCTCAACCAGGAAGCCGAACTACTCCAAACTAAATTTCCGGGAAAAATTCTTGCTATTGCCTGCGATGTGACTCAGACAGATGAAGTAAACGCTCTAGCCCAACAAACGCAGCAAGAATTAGGTCGTATCGATTGGCTCTATAATAATGCGGGTATTATTGGCCAACTAGCCCCTGTTTGGGATTTAAATGCAGAACAGGTCAAACAAGTCATGAATGTTAACTTGCATGGAATGATGCATGTAATTCAAGCGTTTACGCCCTTTTTATTTCAACAAAATTTTCGGTCACACATTATTAATATGGCAAGCTTATACGCTTTGTGTGCAGGCTCACAAACAGCCCCCTACTCTATGTCCAAGCACGCTGTTTTGGCTTTATCAGAATCATTATATTTCGATTTGAATCGTTTAGATAAACCGGTTGATGTCTCTGTAATATTTCCATCGTTCACTGATACAGGATTACTCTCAAATCCTGCAGAAAGTCAATCAAGCCTACATGGCGCACTCCAATCCTTGTTAGCCCATTCACGGCCTGCAATAGATATAGCGCAGCATATTGTGCACGAAGCAGCTCAAAAGAAATTTTATATCTTCCCAGATAAAGAAGTAAAAGGATATTGTGAAGAGCGTACACAAGCTATTGTAGACCAACAAAATCCTCATGCAACCAATATTGAAAAGTTAATGACGGCTTTAATCAAACGCCAGGAATCTCGCAGAAAATCTTAG
- a CDS encoding phosphatase PAP2 family protein: protein MNKKIQNMYLLRGIFCFFLFSCLIFAIYQQASFLSINHNIFIFSQQIKNSYTDFFSTLISLFGNKFIIIPTFIGAGVILLLKKETNLALHLIGVMAITAFLAYFFKNLIAFPRPEVSFTNASESYAFPSRHVTLCATYTIFLTALICNQIKSKWPVIALACIWIFLQAISRVLLQVHWFVDVVGGTLLGAACGFLGAYSFFLTNKHPEKIKSTLKILLITLLFFMAIYLSINSALQHLITRA, encoded by the coding sequence ATGAACAAGAAAATACAGAATATGTATTTACTTAGAGGAATATTTTGTTTCTTTTTATTCAGCTGCCTTATCTTTGCTATCTATCAACAGGCTTCTTTTTTGTCAATTAATCATAATATTTTTATTTTCAGTCAACAGATAAAAAATTCGTATACAGACTTTTTCAGCACATTAATCTCATTATTCGGAAACAAATTTATAATCATCCCTACATTTATAGGTGCGGGAGTAATACTGCTATTAAAAAAAGAAACGAATTTAGCGCTTCATTTAATAGGAGTTATGGCGATTACGGCTTTTCTTGCTTATTTTTTCAAAAATTTGATTGCATTTCCCCGGCCCGAGGTCTCCTTTACAAATGCATCAGAGAGCTATGCATTTCCCAGTAGGCATGTAACATTATGCGCCACCTATACGATATTCCTTACTGCATTGATTTGTAATCAAATAAAATCCAAATGGCCTGTCATCGCCCTCGCCTGCATATGGATTTTTCTACAAGCAATTTCCCGTGTATTGTTGCAAGTTCACTGGTTTGTAGATGTAGTCGGTGGAACACTTTTAGGAGCCGCCTGTGGTTTTTTAGGCGCTTACTCTTTTTTTCTAACCAATAAACACCCAGAAAAAATAAAATCCACCCTAAAAATTTTATTGATAACCCTCCTATTTTTTATGGCAATTTATTTGAGTATCAATTCTGCTTTGCAGCATTTGATTACTCGTGCCTAA
- a CDS encoding ABC transporter ATP-binding protein/permease: MEITLKKLPIVIMSNKLPNSMGSQYLWSTSWGLIKDYFFNSDEKPRAWLYLLAIGLCTISLVGLTVTMAWLSAAFWQALTAKALIPFLFSIGQFAFIVSTYVGVHILKDYFMGKLSIFWRTWLTEKIINKLFSSENNYLDLKRFPSKVDNIAQRIQEDVKIFVKLTIELVGDFLKSVLSLGMFAGTLWVVGGSLSVAVSGLTIVIPGYLFWSALVVAMAATLIANSIAKSMAETNHNAEKAEADLRQNIVEVQKEAENIAEEHAERYYKISIKNKINEINQRANQKLGIGLKLDAFQHFYSQLAELLPTLIAAPLYFVGLIEIGQLIQVGVAFTQVNSSLSWFVWAYDELAKYKTSIKRITELQISLERDGLNAHPKAIIRNEHNKDSIKVKHLNILHPQATSTAHIMRNLNLKLKPAEDVLIKGESGLGKSTFFKTISGTWGYGDGVVLLPSGKRLCFLPQTPTLTHDTLKAILAYPDPVETYTEEQYVMVLHKVGGMQDFIPRLGEKCIWEGELSGGQKQRIAFARVLLKKPDWVFLDEATSALKSMFIAR, translated from the coding sequence ATGGAAATAACCTTAAAAAAACTCCCGATCGTAATCATGTCCAATAAATTGCCTAATTCTATGGGATCCCAATATTTATGGAGCACTAGTTGGGGGTTAATTAAAGATTACTTTTTTAATTCTGATGAAAAGCCGCGCGCTTGGCTTTATTTATTAGCCATTGGTTTGTGCACCATTTCACTTGTTGGATTAACGGTCACCATGGCTTGGTTGTCTGCCGCATTTTGGCAAGCCTTAACAGCAAAGGCGCTTATTCCTTTTCTTTTTTCTATAGGGCAATTTGCATTCATTGTAAGCACTTATGTAGGCGTGCATATTTTAAAAGATTATTTTATGGGGAAGTTGTCTATTTTTTGGCGTACCTGGCTAACAGAAAAAATAATTAATAAGCTTTTCTCCAGTGAAAATAACTATCTGGATTTAAAACGATTTCCTAGCAAAGTCGATAATATTGCTCAACGCATTCAAGAAGATGTAAAAATTTTCGTAAAGCTAACCATTGAGTTGGTCGGCGATTTTTTAAAGTCAGTGCTCAGTTTGGGAATGTTTGCTGGTACTTTATGGGTTGTTGGTGGTTCTTTATCTGTTGCTGTTTCCGGCCTGACTATTGTGATTCCTGGCTATTTATTCTGGAGCGCTTTAGTGGTTGCAATGGCGGCTACGCTGATTGCTAATTCGATTGCAAAATCAATGGCTGAAACCAATCATAACGCTGAAAAAGCGGAAGCAGATTTACGCCAAAATATAGTAGAGGTTCAGAAGGAGGCTGAAAATATTGCAGAAGAACACGCGGAGCGCTATTACAAAATATCAATAAAAAATAAAATTAATGAAATTAATCAGCGTGCCAATCAAAAATTGGGTATTGGTTTAAAGTTGGATGCATTTCAACATTTCTATTCTCAATTAGCTGAGCTTTTACCTACGTTAATCGCAGCTCCCTTGTATTTTGTGGGGCTTATCGAAATCGGACAATTGATACAGGTAGGTGTGGCGTTTACACAAGTAAACTCATCGCTTAGTTGGTTTGTATGGGCTTACGATGAACTGGCCAAATATAAAACGAGTATTAAACGCATTACTGAATTACAAATCTCTTTAGAGAGGGATGGGCTAAATGCTCATCCTAAAGCAATTATCAGAAATGAGCATAATAAAGACTCAATTAAAGTGAAGCATTTAAATATTTTGCATCCCCAGGCCACCAGTACTGCACATATCATGCGTAATCTTAATTTAAAGTTAAAACCAGCGGAGGATGTCTTAATTAAAGGAGAGTCTGGGCTTGGTAAGAGCACGTTTTTTAAAACGATTTCTGGAACTTGGGGTTACGGTGATGGGGTAGTTCTATTACCTTCTGGAAAACGCTTGTGTTTTTTACCACAAACACCGACCTTAACTCATGATACCTTAAAAGCAATTTTAGCTTATCCTGACCCCGTAGAGACTTATACAGAGGAACAATATGTTATGGTTTTGCATAAAGTAGGGGGGATGCAGGATTTTATCCCTAGACTCGGTGAAAAGTGTATTTGGGAGGGGGAATTATCAGGAGGGCAGAAACAAAGAATCGCTTTTGCACGTGTCTTACTCAAAAAGCCAGATTGGGTCTTTTTAGATGAAGCGACCTCTGCTCTGAAGAGCATGTTTATCGCACGCTAA
- the xseA gene encoding exodeoxyribonuclease VII large subunit, with protein sequence METPVSVLTVSQLNRQVKSYLENELGIVHVEGEISNLSKPASGHFYFTLKDSGAQIRCVFFKNRHFGSSASKLCDGQHLVASGRLSLYEARGDYQLIVDQITEAGLGALYQRFEELKNKLASEGLFHPDKKKSLPSMPQSIGVITSTTGAAIRDILSTLARRYPLAKVFIYPSEVQGAGAAQQLIKAVQRANAEKCCDVLILARGGGSIEDLWAFNDEQLARQIAQSSIPLVSGVGHETDFTIADFVADYRAETPTAAATAVTPDSLELLRSLNHSMLRLQEAIHRHLQKNQIKLRHLMDKISSPQKAISSYWQTTDYLERQLISSMNQIVKQKTHQLNLCAHQLNTHNPKTQIQHAQNQLQQKTIQLTQQMQNKLSQLKFQMRTLMSTLHAVSPLATLDRGYAIATLKEKVLFSAEQTKIGDTIEVRLAQGKLSCEVKNIKGLEQDHA encoded by the coding sequence ATGGAAACACCGGTTTCAGTACTTACTGTCAGCCAGCTCAACAGGCAGGTGAAAAGTTACCTTGAAAATGAATTAGGAATTGTTCATGTAGAAGGAGAGATTTCTAATTTAAGTAAACCGGCATCAGGACATTTTTACTTTACCCTAAAAGACAGTGGCGCCCAAATCCGTTGTGTGTTTTTTAAAAATCGCCATTTTGGCTCTTCTGCCTCAAAACTGTGCGATGGCCAACATCTGGTTGCCAGTGGTCGATTAAGCCTTTATGAGGCACGCGGAGATTACCAATTAATCGTTGACCAAATCACAGAAGCCGGCCTTGGTGCCTTGTATCAACGCTTTGAAGAGTTAAAAAATAAACTGGCGAGCGAAGGGCTATTTCATCCGGATAAGAAAAAATCACTTCCCAGTATGCCACAAAGCATCGGCGTGATTACCTCAACAACCGGAGCTGCGATTCGTGATATTTTATCGACTTTAGCGAGACGTTACCCCTTAGCGAAGGTATTTATTTATCCAAGTGAAGTTCAAGGAGCAGGAGCAGCACAACAACTGATTAAAGCAGTCCAACGTGCCAATGCAGAAAAATGCTGTGACGTACTCATCCTTGCGCGTGGTGGTGGAAGTATTGAGGATTTATGGGCATTTAATGATGAACAATTAGCCCGACAAATCGCCCAAAGTAGCATTCCGCTGGTATCCGGAGTTGGCCATGAAACTGATTTCACCATTGCTGACTTCGTTGCCGATTACCGTGCAGAAACCCCCACAGCGGCAGCAACCGCAGTAACCCCTGACTCTCTGGAACTATTAAGATCATTAAACCATTCGATGCTACGTTTGCAAGAAGCCATCCATAGACACTTACAAAAGAATCAAATTAAGCTGCGCCATTTGATGGATAAAATTTCTTCGCCGCAAAAAGCAATTTCAAGCTATTGGCAAACTACAGATTATTTAGAGCGACAGTTAATTTCAAGTATGAACCAAATCGTCAAACAGAAAACCCATCAATTGAACTTGTGTGCTCATCAATTAAACACCCATAATCCAAAGACACAAATTCAGCATGCGCAAAATCAACTACAACAGAAAACCATACAATTAACTCAACAGATGCAAAACAAGCTGAGTCAGCTCAAATTTCAAATGAGGACACTAATGTCCACCTTGCACGCAGTCAGTCCCTTAGCTACACTGGATAGAGGTTATGCAATTGCTACACTAAAAGAGAAGGTGCTGTTTTCAGCTGAACAAACCAAGATTGGCGATACAATTGAAGTACGTTTAGCCCAAGGTAAACTTTCATGTGAAGTAAAAAACATTAAAGGATTAGAGCAAGACCATGCTTGA
- a CDS encoding rhomboid family intramembrane serine protease: MLEELTDSLNLIISQTKMNSSILATIVITLWIIFFLTRLDRRLLLLGIIPRRLKGVPGILLAPLLHLNFNHLFFNCIPLIVLSNFILINGLYYYIAVTLIITLLTGICVWCFAKSAVHVGASGVITGYWSFLVLNLYQTGTVTTIILGLLSVYYFAGIFFGIFPGKKGVSWESHFFGLLAGLATSYLFTYYPNYVQILYQQ, translated from the coding sequence ATGCTTGAAGAATTAACTGACAGTCTTAATTTAATTATTAGCCAAACAAAAATGAATAGTTCCATATTGGCTACTATTGTAATTACTCTATGGATCATTTTCTTTCTTACTCGGCTGGACCGCCGCCTGTTATTACTGGGAATTATACCAAGGCGTCTCAAAGGCGTGCCGGGAATACTTTTGGCACCCTTATTACATTTGAATTTCAATCATCTATTTTTTAACTGTATCCCATTAATTGTATTGAGTAATTTTATTTTAATTAACGGCCTGTATTATTATATTGCTGTGACATTAATCATTACCCTACTCACAGGGATTTGTGTATGGTGCTTTGCCAAATCGGCCGTGCATGTTGGTGCAAGTGGCGTTATAACCGGCTACTGGAGTTTTTTGGTTCTTAATCTTTATCAAACAGGCACCGTGACCACAATTATTTTAGGCCTGCTCAGTGTTTATTACTTTGCTGGTATTTTCTTTGGTATTTTCCCAGGAAAGAAAGGCGTCTCTTGGGAGTCTCACTTTTTTGGTTTATTGGCGGGATTAGCTACGAGCTATTTATTTACCTATTACCCAAATTATGTACAGATTCTATATCAGCAGTAA
- a CDS encoding flavin-containing monooxygenase has protein sequence MQIEQKPKGICQPRVCVIGAGPSGLAAIKNLQEQGVSQITVFEKNNQIGGNWVYDENNDHSSVYETTHIISSKRWSQFEDFPMPESYPDYPSHRQVLAYFQNYASHFDLEKYIRFNTSVLKVEQNSQKQWKVTYQDEQGTHEETFDYLLVANGHHWDPFTPEYPGHFEGEVMHSHQYKKASVFSGKRVLVIGGGNSACDVAVEISRVSPETYISMRRGYNIFPKFVFGKPTDDAVAKTRWMPAGLRQKLFKLVIRVLQGRYAKYKLLDPDCGPLEIHPTINSELLYFIRHGKVRPQPGITHFEGKKVHFTNGKQLEFDTVIYATGYKISFPFFDKELIDFSGSTKVPLYRKMMHADLDNLYFIGLCQPQGCIWPLADHQSKIVARIIMGTLERPEQLHQKIDQEMNKPHYRFKSHMRHALEVDYHMFRRELLDMLG, from the coding sequence ATGCAAATAGAGCAAAAGCCTAAGGGTATTTGTCAGCCCCGAGTCTGTGTCATCGGTGCAGGCCCTAGCGGGCTTGCCGCAATAAAAAACTTGCAAGAGCAAGGGGTTTCTCAGATCACTGTATTTGAAAAAAATAATCAAATTGGCGGTAACTGGGTCTATGATGAAAACAATGATCATTCCAGTGTGTATGAAACGACTCACATTATTAGTTCAAAGCGTTGGTCTCAATTTGAAGATTTCCCAATGCCTGAATCGTACCCTGATTATCCTTCGCATAGGCAAGTTTTGGCCTATTTTCAGAATTATGCCAGTCATTTTGATTTAGAGAAATACATTCGCTTTAATACCTCTGTATTAAAAGTCGAGCAAAATAGCCAAAAACAATGGAAGGTAACCTATCAAGATGAGCAGGGGACTCACGAAGAGACGTTTGATTACCTTTTGGTGGCGAATGGGCATCATTGGGATCCATTCACGCCAGAATATCCCGGCCATTTCGAGGGCGAGGTCATGCATTCTCACCAATATAAGAAAGCCTCTGTTTTCTCCGGTAAGCGTGTGTTGGTTATTGGAGGGGGGAATTCTGCGTGTGATGTTGCGGTAGAAATATCGCGAGTATCTCCTGAAACTTATATTAGCATGCGTCGTGGTTATAATATTTTTCCAAAATTTGTGTTTGGTAAGCCCACGGATGATGCCGTTGCGAAAACTCGCTGGATGCCTGCGGGATTGCGCCAAAAGCTTTTTAAGCTGGTCATTCGAGTATTGCAGGGACGGTATGCTAAGTATAAGTTGCTGGATCCTGATTGTGGACCTTTGGAAATTCATCCAACAATTAATTCGGAATTATTGTATTTTATCCGTCATGGAAAAGTACGCCCACAACCTGGGATTACTCATTTTGAAGGTAAAAAGGTACATTTCACTAATGGTAAACAACTTGAGTTTGATACGGTAATCTATGCCACCGGTTATAAAATAAGTTTTCCCTTTTTTGATAAAGAGTTGATTGATTTTAGTGGGTCAACGAAGGTGCCTTTGTATCGTAAAATGATGCATGCTGATTTGGATAACCTTTATTTTATTGGTTTATGCCAACCACAAGGTTGTATCTGGCCATTAGCTGATCATCAATCAAAGATTGTTGCACGTATCATTATGGGAACCTTGGAACGACCAGAACAATTGCATCAGAAAATTGATCAGGAAATGAATAAACCACATTACCGATTTAAGTCACATATGCGCCACGCCTTAGAGGTGGATTACCATATGTTTCGTCGTGAATTGTTAGATATGCTAGGTTAA
- a CDS encoding DUF808 family protein, whose translation MAATSLLTLLDDIASALDDVAILTKIATKKAAGVLGDDLVLNAEQMIGIHAHRELAVIGAVAKGSAVNKLILIPFALFINFFAPMLVSILLILGGLYLCFEGFEKIIAKFIHKKSEFDAKDFENIDINQFEKDKIKSAIRTDFVLSAEIIIITLGIVAFSSFINQILVLVIISIIMTLGVYGLVACIVKLDDLGLILLQKKHLLKKIGMLLINTAPILMKILSVIGTIAMFLVGGSIITHEIPAIHHHTQNLSSLMSVLVELFIGGISGAILAIAYFTYTKIKSTPT comes from the coding sequence ATGGCAGCAACCAGTTTGTTAACACTCCTTGATGATATTGCAAGTGCGCTCGATGACGTAGCAATCCTGACTAAAATAGCAACTAAAAAAGCAGCAGGAGTGTTAGGCGATGATCTGGTACTCAATGCAGAACAAATGATAGGAATTCATGCGCATAGAGAACTCGCTGTTATAGGAGCCGTAGCAAAGGGGTCGGCTGTTAATAAATTAATATTAATTCCTTTCGCCCTTTTTATAAATTTTTTCGCTCCGATGCTCGTGAGTATTTTGTTGATTTTAGGAGGCTTGTATTTGTGTTTTGAAGGCTTCGAAAAAATTATAGCGAAGTTTATCCATAAAAAAAGTGAGTTCGACGCAAAGGACTTTGAAAATATCGATATAAATCAATTTGAAAAAGATAAAATTAAGAGTGCCATACGCACAGATTTTGTCTTATCAGCCGAAATCATTATCATAACTTTAGGTATAGTTGCCTTTTCATCATTTATTAACCAAATACTTGTATTAGTCATCATTTCAATAATTATGACTCTTGGTGTTTATGGTTTGGTAGCATGCATCGTTAAATTAGATGATTTAGGCTTGATTCTGCTTCAAAAAAAACATCTACTTAAAAAAATTGGAATGCTTTTAATTAATACCGCCCCAATACTTATGAAAATTTTAAGTGTGATAGGAACAATTGCCATGTTTTTAGTGGGGGGAAGTATTATTACTCATGAAATACCGGCTATTCACCATCATACCCAAAACCTATCTTCTCTCATGTCTGTGCTTGTCGAGCTTTTCATAGGGGGCATTTCGGGTGCTATTTTGGCTATTGCATATTTTACCTATACTAAAATTAAATCAACGCCAACATAA